The following proteins are co-located in the Equus caballus isolate H_3958 breed thoroughbred chromosome 15, TB-T2T, whole genome shotgun sequence genome:
- the TTC39D gene encoding gem-associated protein 6 isoform X1, whose translation MSFTLSKRENDKEDDVTSFTLIKGENDKEEKFEDAYEFIPVATTMNLVSSLEECTTGLYLFLNNRFSDAINLIHPWSKNSIYHALLYSILTVVKGILTFDPEDIQNGTTAAQEALKTCHSFRRKSRMISFSHLVSKQGIKAIREEELHAEVCYAECLILKATITFIQEDSVLNFLKSGISVGSSYQIYKDCQQVLTHLPNHQSKTHRHLVGGIKFGLGAFNLILSLVPPKTLKILNMVGYSGDRELGLTLLNESASESHLNNILSLLTLLFYYSYIHVAFGVEKGHSSAIEDLFLIYLQKFPKCVILKFFQARFSMLKGNFENAQLALEECIFLQNEWKQIHHLCYWELMWCHIFLQDWKHAYYYADLLFHHSRWSKTMYLYSKAVLLALFPSDFVKSLGEDMNSLFIKVDSLKAKILGTSVPIEKFVAEKGQRYGTTTGWFTAQPLLEFIYAWSGFRIMSKKLGLIKSWLSIIDKGEELLREHPNKEYGTDDISFLNLLKGLCLKHLGRYSMAEEYFNRVIQKEKLLKYDHYLVPYTYYELGVLYYLKGDHANATKSLDNIKNYKDYSMEARLQFRAHIALEQIAKEK comes from the coding sequence ATGTCATTCACTCTAAGTAAAAGAGAAAACGATAAGGAGGATGACGTGACATCATTTACTCTAATTAAGGGAGAGAATGATAAGGAGGAAAAGTTTGAAGACGCCTATGAATTTATCCCTGTGGCAACAACAATGAATCTAGTATCTTCCCTGGAAGAATGCACAACTGGACtgtatttatttctgaataaCAGATTCTCAGACGCCATAAATCTCATTCATCCATGGTCAAAAAACAGCATATACCATGCTCTACTTTATAGTATCCTTACGGTTGTCAAGGGCATCTTGACTTTTGATCCAGAGGATATACAGAATGGAACGACTGCTGCCCAAGAAGCTTTGAAAACCTGTCACAGTTTCCGAAGAAAATCCAGAATGATAAGTTTTTCTCATCTAGTAAGTAAACAGGGAATAAAGGCAATCAGAGAAGAGGAATTGCATGCAGAAGTCTGCTATGCTGAGTGTTTGATCTTGAAAGCCACTATAACATTTATACAGGAGGACAGTGTgcttaattttcttaaaagtggGATCAGCGTTGGGTCAAGTTATCAAATATACAAAGACTGTCAACAAGTATTAACACATTTACCTAACCACCAAAGCAAAACCCACAGACATCTGGTTGGAGGAATAAAATTTGGACTTGGAGCATTCAATTTGATATTATCACTTGTGCCACCAAAGACACTCAAAATACTCAATATGGTCGGATATTCTGGTGATAGAGAGTTAGGCTTGACTTTGCTTAATGAGAGTGCATCTGAATCCCATTTAAATAATATCTTAAGTCTGTTGACTCTACTCTTTTATTACAGTTATATCCATGTAGCTTTTGGTGTTGAAAAGGGTCACAGTTCTGCTATAGAAGATCTCTTTCTAATCTACCTTCAGAAATTTCCAAAGTGTGTCATACTTAAATTTTTTCAGGCACGTTTTAGTATGctgaaaggaaattttgaaaatgcaCAATTAGCTTTAGAGGAGTGCATTTTTCTCCAGAATGAATGGAAGCAGATTCATCACCTCTGTTACTGGGAACTCATGTGGTGTCACATTTTTCTGCAGGATTGGAAGCACGCTTACTACTATGCCGATCTACTGTTTCACCACAGCAGGTGGTCCAAGACAATGTATTTGTACAGTAAAGCTGTACTACTGGCCTTGTTTCCGTCTGATTTTGTGAAATCGCTAGGTGAGGATATGAACTCTCTCTTCATAAAAGTGGATAGCCTGAAAGCCAAAATTTTAGGAACTTCTGTGCCAATTGAAAAGTTTGTTGCTGAGAAGGGCCAGCGCTATGGTACTACCACAGGCTGGTTTACAGCACAGCCCCTTCTGGAATTCATTTATGCCTGGAGTGGTTTCCGAATCATGAGCAAAAAACTAGGCCTTATCAAAAGCTGGCTTTCAATAATTGACAAAGGCGAAGAACTTTTACGAGAACATCCAAATAAAGAGTATGGCACAGATGACATAagtttcttaaatttactgaaagGTCTATGTCTGAAACACTTAGGCAGATATTCCATGGCTGAGGAGTACTTTAATCGTGtcattcaaaaggaaaaattgttaaaatatgaCCACTATTTGGTGCCATATACTTACTATGAACTGGGAGTTCTATACTATCTAAAAGGAGATCATGCCAATGCGACAAAAAGCCtggacaacataaaaaactacaaagACTATTCCATGGAAGCCCGATTACAGTTTAGGGCTCACATAGCCCTTGAACAAATAGCTAAAGAAAAGTGA
- the TTC39D gene encoding gem-associated protein 6 isoform X2, translating to MNEWMKKGPLEWQDYTYKEVRVTASEKEYKGWVLTTDPVSANIVLVNFLEDGSMSVTGIMGHAVQAVETMNEGDHRVREKLMHLFTSGDCEAYSPEDLEKRKNSLKKWLEKNHIPITEQGDSQRTLCVAGVLTIDPPYGPENCSSSNEIILSRVQDLIQGHLAASQ from the exons atgaatgaatggatgaagaaaggCCCTTTAGAATGGCAAGATTACACTTACAAAGAAGTCAGAGTGACAGCCAGTGAGAAGGAGTATAAAGGATGGGTTTTAACCACAGACCCAGTTTCTGCCAA TATTGTCCTCGTGAACTTCCTTGAAGATGGCAGCATGTCTGTGACCGGAATTATGggacatgctgtgcaggctgttGAAACTATGAATGAAGGAGAccacagagtgagagagaagctGATGCACTTGTTCACGTCTGGGGACTGTGAGGCGTACAGCCCTGAGgatctggaaaagagaaagaacagccTAAAGAAATGGCTCGAGAAGAACCACATCCCCATCACTGAACAGGGAGATTCACAAAGAACTCTGTGTGTGGCTGGGGTCCTGACTATAGACCCACCCTATGGTCCAGAAAATTGCAGCAGTTCTAATGAGATCATTCTGTCTCGTGTTCAGGATCTTATTCAAGGACATCTTGCAGCTTCCCAGTGA